Proteins encoded together in one Mycolicibacter minnesotensis window:
- a CDS encoding PE family protein produces MSFVKALPEAMTNAAGQLAGIGEALATENGAAAIPTTVIAPAGLDPVSALQAGVFTTYGTLYQSISEQAAAVHQQLVQVLGLNASAYNTAEATNQATAQADSVMDWILHTLLGVPTSGSSSILSSNGANLANIGLGNWASAGSAILGLAGGGLLDFPEEIAAEGAAGLVGYEAPVYTPIGAMPVAAGMAQATTVGALSAPPAWAAETAAASAATNAAGPGRLAAAAAASSVVAPHGMSGMPAMGAVPAAMAAAGAGHAAGRFGAPRYGVKHTVMPKPKAV; encoded by the coding sequence ATGTCATTTGTTAAGGCTCTCCCCGAAGCCATGACCAACGCCGCAGGGCAATTGGCAGGTATCGGTGAAGCGCTGGCTACTGAGAATGGTGCCGCAGCGATCCCGACCACTGTTATTGCCCCCGCCGGTTTGGACCCGGTGTCGGCACTGCAGGCCGGGGTGTTCACGACTTACGGGACGCTTTACCAGTCGATCAGCGAGCAGGCCGCCGCCGTGCACCAGCAGCTGGTCCAGGTGCTCGGCCTCAACGCCAGTGCTTACAACACTGCCGAGGCCACCAACCAGGCCACCGCCCAGGCCGACTCGGTAATGGACTGGATCTTGCACACCTTGCTCGGTGTTCCGACTTCGGGCAGCAGCTCCATTTTGTCGAGCAACGGGGCCAACCTCGCCAATATCGGCTTGGGCAACTGGGCCTCGGCAGGTTCGGCAATCCTGGGGCTGGCCGGTGGTGGTCTGCTCGACTTCCCGGAGGAGATCGCCGCCGAAGGCGCCGCGGGCCTCGTGGGGTACGAAGCACCCGTGTACACCCCGATTGGCGCAATGCCCGTGGCGGCCGGCATGGCGCAGGCCACCACCGTCGGCGCCCTGTCTGCGCCGCCCGCCTGGGCCGCTGAGACCGCGGCAGCCTCGGCAGCCACCAACGCTGCGGGGCCCGGCCGTTTGGCCGCAGCAGCAGCGGCGAGCAGCGTGGTTGCCCCGCACGGCATGTCTGGCATGCCCGCCATGGGGGCCGTGCCGGCAGCCATGGCCGCCGCCGGAGCCGGCCACGCGGCCGGAAGGTTCGGCGCCCCGCGCTACGGCGTCAAGCACACCGTCATGCCCAAGCCCAAGGCCGTTTAG
- a CDS encoding PPE family protein — MSFDFGALPPEVVSTWMYTGAGSAPMMSAAGAWSSLAAELETSAASAQLVIAELVGADWTGPASAAMVSAVEPYLTWLQTTATAAFQASAQAMASAGAFEAARASVVPPPVIAANRAQLAALVATNFLGINTPAILATEAHYLEMWAQDTMAMLGYTTASSSASALTPVAPAPQTSNLAGAALATAGSASGGVQQELTHTLGSLQGVLSGLSSPFAGAADATGGLVNAADLFMGTPLFANIINGGVNTAAWFVCTAIPTAVSLGHTLALAPAAALASDVTGVDGLAAGLGSGVLAGMTQPVGALASAGTPVLAGLGQSATMGGMSVPAGWSSAAGAQLAASTGSGWTVAAEEATGMGAAPAAGMAPVGAGAGRSGGSGGPRYGFRPTVMPKQVVV, encoded by the coding sequence ATGTCTTTTGATTTCGGAGCGTTACCCCCGGAGGTCGTCTCGACCTGGATGTACACCGGAGCAGGTTCTGCACCCATGATGTCGGCTGCGGGAGCCTGGAGCAGCCTGGCCGCTGAGCTGGAGACATCGGCGGCATCGGCCCAACTGGTGATCGCCGAGCTGGTCGGCGCAGACTGGACCGGTCCTGCGTCGGCAGCGATGGTCAGCGCCGTCGAGCCCTATCTGACCTGGTTGCAGACCACTGCGACGGCTGCCTTCCAGGCCAGCGCCCAGGCGATGGCCTCAGCGGGAGCGTTCGAAGCCGCCCGCGCGTCCGTCGTGCCTCCGCCGGTGATCGCCGCGAACCGGGCACAACTGGCCGCCCTCGTCGCGACGAACTTCCTGGGCATCAACACCCCGGCGATTCTGGCCACCGAAGCCCACTATCTGGAGATGTGGGCGCAGGACACCATGGCCATGCTCGGCTACACCACCGCATCCTCCAGCGCCTCGGCGCTGACCCCGGTGGCTCCGGCACCCCAGACCAGCAACCTGGCCGGCGCGGCGCTCGCCACTGCCGGCTCTGCCAGCGGTGGGGTTCAGCAGGAGTTGACTCACACTCTCGGATCGCTGCAGGGCGTCCTGTCGGGGCTCTCCTCGCCCTTTGCGGGGGCGGCCGACGCAACGGGCGGCCTGGTGAATGCGGCCGACCTGTTTATGGGCACTCCCCTGTTCGCCAATATCATCAACGGCGGCGTGAACACCGCGGCCTGGTTCGTCTGCACCGCCATCCCGACAGCGGTATCGCTGGGCCACACCCTGGCCCTGGCCCCCGCTGCGGCCCTGGCATCCGACGTCACCGGCGTCGACGGCCTTGCGGCCGGCCTGGGCTCCGGCGTCCTGGCCGGTATGACACAACCGGTAGGAGCTCTGGCCTCCGCCGGGACACCGGTACTGGCCGGACTCGGTCAGTCCGCAACGATGGGTGGCATGTCGGTACCGGCCGGCTGGTCGTCTGCGGCGGGCGCTCAGCTCGCAGCGTCGACGGGTTCTGGTTGGACCGTGGCCGCGGAAGAGGCGACGGGCATGGGTGCCGCGCCGGCCGCCGGAATGGCGCCGGTGGGAGCGGGCGCAGGACGCTCCGGCGGCTCCGGCGGCCCGCGCTACGGTTTCCGTCCTACGGTAATGCCGAAACAGGTGGTGGTGTAA
- a CDS encoding [protein-PII] uridylyltransferase family protein: MHESWLVTKAREIGAVAGSGFAVIATGSLGRRELLPHSDLDLLLLHDDMPGDAVGVMAEALWYPLWDANVRLDHSVRTIPQALEVAGSDILAGLAMLDARHIAGDEQLSARLIAGVQQQWRHGIGSRYEELLDITHSRWHRSGEIASSAEPDLKCGRGGLRDVQLLDALAVADVAGRSNVRRLHDRRTSLRSAYRTVLDVRTELHRACGRGHDVLSAQYADEISGALGLDDRHDLAARLFDAAQRISQCVDAALNNLPYRRMSDNLPYRRMSAARA; the protein is encoded by the coding sequence GTGCACGAGTCGTGGCTGGTCACCAAGGCTAGAGAGATCGGGGCGGTGGCCGGCAGCGGCTTCGCGGTCATCGCCACCGGCTCTCTTGGCCGCCGCGAACTGCTACCGCACTCGGACCTGGATCTGCTTCTCCTGCATGACGACATGCCTGGAGATGCAGTCGGTGTGATGGCGGAAGCACTGTGGTATCCGCTGTGGGACGCCAACGTTCGTCTCGATCACAGCGTGCGGACCATTCCGCAGGCGCTCGAGGTCGCGGGCTCCGATATCCTCGCGGGCCTGGCCATGCTGGACGCGCGTCACATCGCCGGCGATGAGCAGCTTTCAGCGCGGCTCATCGCCGGCGTCCAGCAGCAATGGCGCCACGGCATCGGCTCCCGCTACGAAGAACTTCTCGACATCACCCATTCCCGATGGCACCGCAGCGGGGAGATCGCCTCCAGCGCCGAGCCCGACCTGAAATGCGGCCGCGGCGGGCTCCGCGATGTTCAGCTGCTCGATGCGCTTGCCGTCGCAGATGTCGCCGGCCGTTCTAATGTGCGGCGGCTACACGATCGCAGGACTTCGCTACGGAGCGCCTATCGCACCGTGCTGGACGTTCGTACCGAACTTCACCGGGCCTGCGGTCGCGGTCACGACGTACTCTCGGCCCAATACGCCGACGAGATCAGTGGCGCATTGGGGCTGGACGACAGGCACGATCTGGCGGCCCGGCTCTTCGATGCGGCTCAGCGGATCAGCCAATGCGTCGACGCCGCACTCAACAACTTGCCGTATCGCCGGATGTCAGACAACTTGCCGTATCGCCGGATGTCAGCGGCGCGGGCGTAA
- a CDS encoding P-II family nitrogen regulator, translating into MKLITAIVKPFTLEDIKTGLEEAGVMGMTVSDVQGYGRQKGHTEVYRGAEYSIDFVPKVRIEVLVDDFAVDKIVDVIVRGARTGKIGDGKVWVSPVDSVVRVRTGERGADAV; encoded by the coding sequence ATGAAGTTGATCACCGCGATCGTCAAGCCGTTCACGTTGGAGGACATCAAGACTGGGCTGGAAGAAGCCGGCGTGATGGGGATGACGGTCAGTGATGTCCAGGGTTACGGCCGGCAGAAGGGCCACACCGAGGTCTATCGAGGTGCTGAGTACTCGATCGACTTCGTCCCCAAGGTCCGGATCGAAGTCCTGGTCGACGACTTCGCGGTGGACAAGATCGTCGATGTCATCGTGCGGGGAGCACGGACCGGCAAGATCGGCGACGGCAAGGTGTGGGTCAGCCCGGTGGATTCGGTGGTCCGGGTACGCACCGGTGAACGCGGAGCCGATGCGGTGTGA
- a CDS encoding ammonium transporter: protein MDQFPTMGVPDTGDTAWMLISAALVLLMTPGLAFFYGGMVRVKSVLNMIMMSISAMGVVTILWVLYGFSLAFGDDVGNFAGNVSDYWGLKGLIGIDATAADPASGAAAVEIPLIGSIPATVFVGFQMMFAIITVALISGAVADRMKFGAWLLFSALWVSVVYFPVAHWVFAFDDGTAPHGGWIANKLHAIDFAGGTAVHINAGVAALVLAIVVGKRQGWPTLPIRPHNLPLVMLGAGLLWFGWYGFNAGSAGSANGVAGSTFVTTTVATAAAMLGWLLAERIRDGHATLLGAASGIVAGLVAITPACASVDVVGALVVGAVAGVACALAVGLKYRFGFDDSLDVVGVHLVGGLVGTLLIGLVAAPTTAAIYGESDVSPGLFYGGGFDQLWRQTIGASSVLVYSAVATTILALALKYTIGLRVDAEDEASGIDEAEHIQSGYDFAGTGSAVVAYSGEERREHEVDHRDRQAVHVGGHQDWAGRSRRDGDDGQ from the coding sequence ATGGATCAGTTCCCGACGATGGGAGTGCCTGACACCGGTGACACTGCTTGGATGCTGATCAGCGCCGCCTTGGTGCTTTTGATGACGCCCGGTCTGGCGTTCTTCTATGGCGGCATGGTCAGAGTCAAGAGTGTTCTCAACATGATCATGATGAGCATCAGCGCCATGGGTGTGGTGACCATCCTGTGGGTGCTCTACGGATTTTCGCTCGCCTTTGGTGATGATGTCGGCAATTTCGCCGGAAATGTAAGTGACTACTGGGGCCTGAAAGGTCTGATCGGGATCGACGCGACAGCCGCCGATCCGGCCAGCGGAGCCGCCGCGGTGGAGATTCCGCTCATCGGATCGATCCCCGCAACGGTCTTTGTGGGCTTCCAGATGATGTTCGCGATCATCACGGTCGCATTGATCTCTGGAGCGGTGGCCGACCGAATGAAATTCGGCGCCTGGCTGCTGTTTTCCGCGCTGTGGGTCAGCGTCGTGTACTTCCCGGTGGCGCACTGGGTCTTCGCCTTCGACGACGGCACCGCGCCGCACGGCGGCTGGATCGCCAACAAGCTCCACGCGATCGACTTCGCCGGTGGTACAGCGGTCCATATCAATGCGGGTGTCGCCGCTCTGGTGCTGGCGATCGTCGTCGGCAAACGCCAAGGCTGGCCGACACTCCCGATACGGCCGCACAATCTTCCGTTGGTGATGCTCGGCGCCGGCTTGCTGTGGTTCGGCTGGTACGGATTCAACGCCGGGTCGGCGGGTAGCGCCAACGGCGTGGCCGGCTCGACCTTCGTCACCACAACGGTCGCCACCGCTGCCGCGATGTTGGGCTGGTTGCTCGCCGAGCGGATCCGAGACGGCCACGCCACCTTGCTGGGTGCAGCCTCGGGCATCGTGGCCGGCTTGGTGGCCATCACTCCCGCGTGTGCGTCGGTCGACGTCGTCGGTGCGCTGGTTGTGGGTGCTGTTGCCGGTGTCGCCTGTGCCCTGGCAGTGGGTCTGAAATACCGCTTCGGTTTCGACGACTCGCTCGATGTCGTCGGGGTGCACCTGGTGGGCGGGCTCGTCGGAACTTTGCTGATCGGCCTGGTTGCGGCGCCGACCACTGCTGCCATCTACGGAGAGTCCGACGTATCGCCCGGCCTGTTCTACGGCGGCGGTTTCGACCAGCTGTGGCGCCAGACCATCGGGGCGTCGAGTGTCCTGGTGTACTCGGCAGTGGCAACGACGATCTTGGCGCTGGCCCTGAAATACACCATCGGCCTGCGCGTGGACGCCGAGGATGAAGCGTCGGGCATCGATGAGGCCGAGCACATCCAAAGCGGATACGACTTCGCGGGCACCGGCAGTGCGGTTGTTGCTTACTCGGGTGAAGAGAGGAGAGAACATGAAGTTGATCACCGCGATCGTCAAGCCGTTCACGTTGGAGGACATCAAGACTGGGCTGGAAGAAGCCGGCGTGATGGGGATGACGGTCAGTGA